The proteins below are encoded in one region of Carettochelys insculpta isolate YL-2023 chromosome 32, ASM3395843v1, whole genome shotgun sequence:
- the LOC142004511 gene encoding olfactory receptor 10A4-like encodes MTDSENHSGGNQTITKVFILVGFSYLNKLQILLFVVCLLTYLLSLMGNLLIILLIKLNPSLHTPMYFFLVNLSFLEICCTTSVTPQLLAHLLVEEKTITLEGCTAQLYVFSITGLTACSLLAVMAYDRYVAICRPLHYTTIMSGWVCVLLASSSWFIGILVAGAQTMWLFSQPFCGSNHIHHYFCSSPPLQKMLCTNMWNNTLLGILLLVLFVLGPFLLIILSYIHIISTILKLPSTEGRRKAFSTCSSHLTVVTLLYGTALLGNLKATSNSNLESDQFMSFIHTVVTPLLNPIIYTLRNKEVKGALRNTVAKVIFSHNQRFREWKVELIETL; translated from the coding sequence ATGACCGATTCGGAGAACCActctggagggaaccagaccatcacCAAAGTCTTCATCCTGGTTGGGTTTTCATACCTTAACAAGCTGCAAATCCTCTTGTTTGTGGTCTGTCTTCTCACCTATCTGCTCagcctgatggggaacctgctcatTATCCTCCTGATAAAGctaaacccctccctccacacccccatgtatttcttcctggtgaatcTGTCCTTCTTGGAAATCTGCTGCACAACCAGTGTGACTCCTCAGTtgctggctcacctgctggtggaggaaaagaccatcacCCTTGAAGGCTGCACAGCCCAGCTGTACGTCTTCTCTATCACGGGCCTCACAGCATGCTCTCTCCTCGCagtcatggcctacgaccgctacgtggccatctgtcGCCCTTTGCattacacaaccatcatgagtggCTGGGTGTGTGTTCTGCTGGCAAGCTCTTCATGGTTCATTGGCATCTTGGTGGCGGGAGCTCAGACCATGTGGCTTTTCAGccagcccttctgtggctccaaccacaTCCATCATTATTTCTGCAGCAGCCCGCCCTTACAGAAAATGTTATGCACCAACATGTGGAATAATACGCTATTGGGCATACTCTTGCTGGTGCTGTTCGTTTTGGGTCCTTTTTTACTGATAATTCTGTCCTACATCcacattatctccaccatcctcaagctgccttCAAcagagggaaggcgtaaagccttctccacctgctcctcccacctcacggtggtgacTTTGCTCTACGGAACAGCCCTTTTGGGTAACCTGAAAGCCACGTCAAACTCCAACCTAGAGAGTGATCAGTTTATGTCCTTCATTCATACAGTAGTGACACCACTGTTGAACCCCATAATATACACTCTGAGAAACAAGGAGGTGAAGGGCGCTTTGAGAAACACCGTAGCAAAAGTAATCTTTTCACACAACCAGAGATTTAGAGAATGGAAAGTGGAGTTAATTGAAACCCTGTGA
- the LOC142004512 gene encoding olfactory receptor 10A4-like produces the protein MTSSERYSGENQTTSNVFILVGFSYLNKLQILLFLVLLLAYLITLTGNLLVILLIKLNPSLHTPMYFFLVNLSFLDICFTSSVTPQLLVHLLVEEKTISMMGCAFQVFVFNTIGVTGSCLLAAMAYDRYVAICHPLRYTTILSVQLCAKLAGASWTVCIVVEAFQTTWLFSLSFCGSNRIHKFFCDIPPLLKMVCADTAKNETVVFMLTTLFILGPFALILLSYIRIISTILRLPTAEGRRKVFSTCSAHLTVVSLMYGTALITYMRPKSMSTSASDQMLSLTYTVVTPALNPIIYTLRNKEVKGALRKTLEKSLFVHNQRKQRI, from the coding sequence ATGACCAGCTCTGAGCGCTACTCTGGAGAGAACCAGACCACCTCCAATGTGTTCATcttggtggggttttcctacctTAACAAGCTGCAAATCCTCCTGTTTCTGGTGCTTCTTCTCGCCTACCTGATCACCCTGACTGGGAACCTGCTCGTTATCCTcctgataaagctgaacccctccctccacacccccatgtatttcttcctggtgaattTGTCTTTCCTGGACATCTGCTTCACTTCCAGTGTgacccctcagctgctggttcacctcctggtggaggaaaagaccatctctaTGATGGGCTGCGCATTCCAAGTATTTGTCTTCAACACCATAGGGGTTACAGGCTCCTGTCTCCTTGCAGCCATGGCTtatgaccgctacgtggccatatgccACCCTCTGCGCTACACAACCATCCTGAGTGTCCAGTTATGCGCAAAACTGGCAGGTGCTTCATGGACTGTCTGCATTGTGGTGGAAGCATTTCAAACCACCTGGCTTTTCAGCCTgtccttctgtggctccaaccgcattcACAAGTTCTTCTGTGACATCCCACCATTACTGAAGATGGTATGCGCGGACACAGCAAAAAACGAGACGGTGGTCTTCATGTTGACAACTCTGTTCATTCTAGGCCCTTTTGcattgatactcctgtcctacatccgcattatctccaccatcctcaggCTGCCGACGGCGGAGGGAAGACGTAAGGTTTTCTccacctgctctgcccacctTACGGTGGTGTCTTTGATGTACGGAACGGCCCTTATCACCTACATGAGGCCGAAATCTATGTCCACCTCAGCGAGCGATCAAATGCTTTCCCTCACGTACACAGTTGTGACGCCAGCCTTGAACCCTATAATATATActttgaggaacaaagaggtgaagggagccttgagaaaaactctAGAGAAGAGCCTCTTTGTACACAACCAGAGAAAACAGAGAATATAA